One part of the Amaranthus tricolor cultivar Red isolate AtriRed21 chromosome 16, ASM2621246v1, whole genome shotgun sequence genome encodes these proteins:
- the LOC130802666 gene encoding embryogenesis-like protein, whose protein sequence is MHQRSSLSLFNLLRRYPFLQSTKPTSFLFKLLSLISTHSKSPNSSKPISNFSNSNHSTILISHLRRYSGDAADDFDKLKIIDEINLKFAEAREEIEAAMESKETVYFNEEAECARVAVKEVLDMFDGLLGKLQAKDKEALQRSMGLKMEQLKAELQQLDD, encoded by the coding sequence ATGCATCAAAGATCATCACTTTCACTCTTCAACTTACTTCGTAGATACCCTTTTCTCCAATCTACAAAACCCACTTCTTTTCTGTTCAAATTACTTTCCCTGATTTCTACCCATTCAAAATCCCCTAATTCATCCAAACCCATTTCGAATTTCTCCAATTCCAATCACTCTACCATCTTAATCTCTCATTTGAGGAGATATAGTGGGGATGCAGCTGATGATTTTGACAAGCTTAAGATAATCGATGAGATTAACTTGAAATTTGCTGAAGCAAGAGAGGAGATTGAGGCAGCTATGGAGTCTAAAGAGACTGTTTACTTCAATGAAGAAGCTGAGTGTGCTAGAGTGGCTGTTAAGGAAGTGCTGGATATGTTTGATGGGTTGTTGGGGAAGTTGCAGGCCAAAGATAAAGAAGCTTTGCAGAGGTCTATGGGACTCAAGATGGAGCAGCTTAAGGCTGAGCTTCAGCAATTGGATGATTga